CAATTTTGTAATCCGTTGAAATGTTTACACTGATATCCGCTAGGTGCTTCTTATTTATAGCGTTTATGCTATCATACCCTTGACCCTTCTGAACCGTTATAAAAGCTATGACATCTCTTAAAAAGATAGTAAATTTACTTAACTGTTTTCTTTGTTTAAATTTATTAAATTTAATTGCTTACAAACCAATGTTAGGACAATTATTTATTGCCAGTCCTATTTTGAAGAATAGTGATGATAAGCAAATCTTAGAAGAACCTAAATTAGTGTTAACTAGAAACAAAAAATATGCAGAATACGAAGGTCAACTTGTCGCACCAGGACATGGTAATCAAAATTATAAAATTATTCGCATAGATACAACTAATTTTATTACAGGTGGAACTTTAAGAATAGATATTCAGGTTGGCTCTGGTCAAAGCCAAGCCTCTTTTGATTTATTTGCAGAGGATGCAGTCATTCCTATTGCGGGCAGACCACAACAAAGTTTAGCTGGTGCTTATGATATTTCACCTGATTCGGGGACATCTCTTACTTATAAATTTGATAAGGGAGAAGTCTTCCAATTTGGTGCAACTGGCAATTGGTTTAGTCCAAAAGGAAGTCGTAATAGCTATAGAATTAAAGCTTATGTAATTCCCAAAATTTAGTCTTTATAATTGCCTTTTAACAAATAGATGAGGAAAATCTATGGTCAATCTTTTAACTTATAGTATGGCTAGTGTTTTTATATTGCATGAGTAATTCGGTTATACACTGCCTGTAAGAATTGCGATAATACCAAGAATTGTATGGCTAAGAGTAATACTATAAAAATTCTTAAAGCGATTATAGTGATATGCCCAATATAAACCGATAATTAAACTTAATAAAACTGTTAGCAGGTCTTGATAAATGCTATGAGCAAAACTATAAAGAATAGCAGTGATGATAATGATAGAACCTTGATTAAGTTGAATTTGAGCAAGTCGATTAAAAAGGTAGGAACGGTATAAAAATTCTTGTAGTGGAGATGAAAGTGAAATGTAAAATACATAGAAATACCAAGGAATACCAGTGTTATCAATTCGCATTCCATGATTAAGATAAAAAACAATCATTAAAACGGAAGATATTATGGTTACGGGTAAAATATCTTTAATCGCTGGTAATAAATTTTGATGATTAAAGCCTAAATCTGCTGGAGCAATCTCGTTGAGCATCGCTAGACCGATAATCAAAGCTCCTGTGATGGTTAATACTAAAAAGCGATCACTAAAGGAAATAACCTTTGTTAGAATTAAAACAACAGGTAGGATATAGAGAAAAGAGATCACTACAGAAGTTGTTATTTGTGATGATGATAAGAGTTTCATGAGCGTAAGAAATTAATAAGTTTTTTAAAGCTTACAAGTTTTTTTTCTAATTGTTTCCCTTCAATCAAGAAAATGATAATAGGATATATGACGAGCATCAAAAAGAAAAACCCACCTGTCCAAGTAACAAAGAGACTTTTACTAGCAATACCGAAGGATTGGTTTATTTTTGACAAAATAAATTGATTTATTGAAATTGAGAAAACGAAAATGGAAATAAAAAGAAAAGCTAAACTTGCTTTGTGATTCCATATTTTAATTCTAGGATTTTTGATTATAAAAACAATAGTCATTAATAGAAGAAAAGCAATAAATAAATAAACAAAAATTCTGAGATTGGTTTCTAAGTTATCTGTTTGAAATAATAAACTTTTAACTTGTTTGGTATAATAATTATCAAAAGGTATCCAGAGAAGTAATCCGATATCACACAACAAAATATATTTGAGATACTTATCAATGTTAAATACAGAGTTGTCATTAAAAATATTTTCCGACAAAAAAGCTGTCAATTCAAAAGCACAGAAAAAAATTGCCCAGTAATTGAACAAATAAAAAAAGCGACTTATAGAGTAATGCTTTGACCAAAGTTGATGACTATGGGCAATACTCAAAAAAATTCCATTAGCTTCATTATTTTTTTCAGGACGCTGAATAATTCCCTTAATAAAAGCTTCGATATATTGTTTATCAAGATTAACTTTCTCTTTTAAATTAATTTCATTTAACCATTGAGGAGGAAGTTGATACTTATTAATATTTTTACTGATTAGAATTGCATTTAATTCCTGTATTTCAAGAATAATACTGCTATCGGGTTTAATTTCAAATAAGAATAAAGGATCAGAATTTAATTCCGTAAAAATAGCGATTACAGATGTAAATGCAATAAGAGTAGTAATTATCAAAATTATGCCTGTTTTTTTTAGTATTAAGCTAAAAGCTCTATAAAGAGAGAATAGTGACAAAGGCAAAAATAATGAGGGA
This portion of the Microcystis aeruginosa NIES-2549 genome encodes:
- a CDS encoding CPBP family intramembrane glutamic endopeptidase, translated to MKLLSSSQITTSVVISFLYILPVVLILTKVISFSDRFLVLTITGALIIGLAMLNEIAPADLGFNHQNLLPAIKDILPVTIISSVLMIVFYLNHGMRIDNTGIPWYFYVFYISLSSPLQEFLYRSYLFNRLAQIQLNQGSIIIITAILYSFAHSIYQDLLTVLLSLIIGLYWAYHYNRFKNFYSITLSHTILGIIAILTGSV